The Pseudanabaena sp. FACHB-2040 nucleotide sequence TTCGATTTCATTGATCATGAGCTGCTGATTCAAACAAGCGAAGGGGCAAGACGAACGATCGCTCTCTACCCTCGCTCTGTTGCTGATTTCTACCAGAACGTGATGGAAACGCTCAGAGCACTCGATCTTCATATCACCATTAACACCAAACCGAACGAAGTTACAGATCCGATTCAATTTGAGCAGGATGAAACCCATGCTGCTTATGATGCAGACTATGCCAATCGATTCTGGCGAGTGCTGTTACAGTCCGATCGAGTCTTTCGAGAATTTCGTTCACATTTTTGCGGCAAGGTTAGTCCCGTTCATTTCTTCTGGGGAAGTTTTGATTTAGCAGTGACTCGCTTTTCGGGGCGATCGGCTCCGGAGCATCCGGGAGGGGTGCCGAATTTACCGGATGTAGTGGCAAAGGAAGCCTACTCCCAGGAAGTCAGTAGCGCCGGATTCTGGCCCGGAGCCGGATTATCATACCCAGCGTTTTTTTCCTATGCGTACCCAGAACCCGATGGGTTTAAGCAGGCTGAGGTTCGTCCCGATGCTGCATTTTACAATAAGGAACTGGGTGAATTTATATTGCCCTATGACGCTGTCCGTGAGGCAGAATCACCCGATCAGACGTTGTTAGAGTTCTTACAAAGCACCTATGAAGCTGCAGCTAGGTTAGGCAACTGGAATCAAAAGGAACTTCAGCAGTTGACGTTTAAGTAGCAACTGCATTCCTAGTATGAATTTTTCTCTGAGGTTGTGAGTGCTGTCAATCAGTGGGCCGAAAGTACAACGATACAGGTGATCAATGTTGAAACTGTTGTTTCACCCGACTGGATTGAAGGCACAAGTGATGATGAATACGGATTGGCAGTCAGTAACAGTTTCCACCCAGTAATGATCCGTCGAGGCATTACAATCAGTTGCTTTCAGTACGTGTGTGTCTGGTGCAGAGAATAAGCTCTGTTGGAGGAAAATGAAACGATTTACCTTATTTACTTTCCTGTATCTCGCGCTGGGAGTTTGTTTACAGCGATCGCGCTTGGCTACCCAAACCTGCCTTCGGGTCTTCAAGCCGGCCTGTTTGTCAGTGCAGGATTCTCCTACATTGCTTGTCTCCTCACCACTTTCCCATTTTGGCGGGAGATGACGATCCGCTTCTATCGCAGACGGAATTCAGCGGTAATTCTAGCCTGGTTAGGGATTGGAGTGAATATTGTTGGAATGATCTGGGAGGTTCAGAGCCAGAACTGGACAATGGAAGCCATTTCAGGAGCGTTTTCGCGGCTAATATTTGTCTTACTGTTTGCAAAAATCATTGTGATTACATGGCAAGTGAATTCTGAACATTAGAGTTTAAATCGGATGAGGCCGAAACAACCTCGTTTCAGCAACGCGAGATAGAGTCAACCCTACTACATGAGGAACACCATGAATAAGCCCGAGTTTTTTGTCACCCCTGGTTATGGGGAATACATGCTGAATAACTTCCATTACTCCCAAGCGGTAAAAATTGGCGATCGCGTGGAGATATCCGGTCAAGGTGGCTGGGATGACAATCTGCAAATTCCCGAATCGCTCGCGGACGAGATCGCTCAAGCGTTTCGGAACATAGAGCGAACTTTGGCAACTGCCGGGGCGGGCTGGGAGCATGTTGTTCACGTCAATTCTTACCATGTTGGTGGGTTGCCCCCAGAAGTTAATGAGGTGATGGTCGAGCTATATCGCCATTACATGCCCAACCATGCCCCCATTTGGACACAGGTAGGAGTCGCGGCGCTTGGGCTGCCAACGATGCGGATTGAAATCCGCGTTACTGCAATTGTTCCGTGAGTTTCGCATCAGTGGCAGCAGAGACAGCTCCGTTAAAGTATCCATCTGAACAAAGGAGAAATTCAGATGTCAAACAACAACAAAGCCACGTTAGAAGCGGCAAATGCGGCGAACGCTGCTGGCAACTATGAAGGATTCTTGTCGTTCTGCACTGACGACACGAAATGGACATTCGTAGGGGACAGGACCCTTAACGGAAAAGAAGCTGTTCGCCAATATATGGCAGAGACATACATAGAGCCGCCAAAGTTTACGGTCACCAACTTAATCGCTGAGGGCGATTTTGTCACGGCAGTTGGCGACATCACACTAAAGGACGCAGACGGGAAGGCGGATCATTACTCGTACTGCGATGTCTGGCGCTTTCGCGGCGGCAAGATGGTCGAATTAAGGGCTTTTGTGATCAAGACCGAGTGAGATCACTAGGGATGGGGTGCGCATAAGAGGAGTGACGATGGCCATTAAGCCAGTTGATTACAAATCAGCATTTCATTGAGAATAATCCCATGATGCATTCAAGATTACAGCACAAGAATGTTTTTGAACATGGGAGTATACCTCAGACTGATTCTCTCCATGACTCTAACGTTAATTATGCTCTGATTGCGATCGCCCAAGAAGTCGCTGAGTTGCTGAAACAATCCTATCTAGCACAAGCTGATGAAATCGACAGCATAGAGTTAATAGTCGGAAGCAATTTTGCTGATGATGATCAGCGGCTGAGGTAGGAAAGGCTGTCTAAGGAGACGTTGACTATACTCCGCTTACGACTAGTCGGTCTGCAGCACCTTAAACACCCCGCCCACCGCACCATATTCAAAGTTTAAATGAGGTGTGCCATGCACATGTATACGTTCGCCCGCAGAACGTTTCGATACTTGATGCTCACTATCGTCGCGGCCCTTGTCAGTTCAGTTGTAAGCTTTCCCCTCCTCGCCCAGCCTTCGTTCGACACGGCTCAGCTCGACACCTTCGTCAAGGAGATTATGGACGCCTATGACGTTCCCGGCGTCGGGCTCGCGGTCGTCGAAAACGGCGAAATTAGCTACGTCCGGGGTTACGGGGTCCGTGACGTGACCACTGAAGCACCCGTCACGCCCGACACCCAGTTCGCCATCGGTTCGACCACCAAGTCGTTCACGGCGCTTGGCATGATGCTGCTCGTTGAGGAGGACCTCGTGGACCTCGACACGCCCGTCAGGACCTACCTGCCCGAGTTTAAGCTCTCCGACCCGGAGTCCACCCGCACGGCGACGGTCCGACACCTGCTCAGCCACACCACCGGCCTGGTGCGGACCGACGCCTCTACTTTCGACACGAGCGTCACCGCCGCGGACGTCATCGAGGCCGCCGCCACCACCCCGCTGGTCGGTAAACCAGGTGAAGTGTTCGTGTACAGCAACGTCAACACCATCATCGCCGGGGAGATCATCGAACGAATCACGGGAAGGTCGTGGGAAGACTTCACCCGTGAGCGCATCCTCGAGCCCTTAGGCATGAGCACGGCGACGCTCTCTATAGAGGAGCTTAAACGGCAAGATAACGTTGCCCTGCCGCACGTACTCGACGTGCGCAACGGCCTGCAAACGACCGACTTCCTGATCTCCGAGGCCGACGCCCCGGCGGGAGCGATTAACGCAAGCGCCGCCGAGATGGCCCGTTACGTGCGCTTCCAGCTCGGCGACGGTGCACCACTCGTGTCCCAAGCGAGCCTAATGGAGATGCACAAAGGCCAGGTTGCCGCCCCCGACTTCAGCCTGCCGGGCACCGTCGCCGCCCGAGCTCAAGCGGTGGCCGCGCGCCCGGAGGATGTGCCGCCCGCGCTCGTCACGGACGCCGAGTACGGCTTCTATTGGGGCGTTGAGCGCTTTCTGGGGGAGAAGCTGGTGCAGCACAGCGGCAACGTGGACGGCCTTACGGCTAACGTGACCCTGCTGCCCGAAAGCCGTTCGGGCGTGGTCGTCTTGGCGAATGCCGAAGGGGCCAACATCTTTATTGAGACCGTGCGCCTGCACGTTGCCCAACTCTTGCTCGGTCGCTCCAGCCCCGACGTGAACGCCATCTTGCAAGCGCAGCTCGAGGTGTTAGGTCAAGACAACGCGAGCCGAAAGGCTGATCTGGAGGCAGCTCGCACCTACCAGCCCGAACGGGCCGAGTTGGTGCCTTGGGCAGGCACGTATGAGA carries:
- a CDS encoding DUF5996 family protein, coding for MMSNQPAPIDIWPSLPLDAWQDTYATLHMWTQIIGKIRLAQTPWINHSWHIPLYLTVRGLTTSTIPYGSRIFQIDFDFIDHELLIQTSEGARRTIALYPRSVADFYQNVMETLRALDLHITINTKPNEVTDPIQFEQDETHAAYDADYANRFWRVLLQSDRVFREFRSHFCGKVSPVHFFWGSFDLAVTRFSGRSAPEHPGGVPNLPDVVAKEAYSQEVSSAGFWPGAGLSYPAFFSYAYPEPDGFKQAEVRPDAAFYNKELGEFILPYDAVREAESPDQTLLEFLQSTYEAAARLGNWNQKELQQLTFK
- a CDS encoding RidA family protein; translation: MNKPEFFVTPGYGEYMLNNFHYSQAVKIGDRVEISGQGGWDDNLQIPESLADEIAQAFRNIERTLATAGAGWEHVVHVNSYHVGGLPPEVNEVMVELYRHYMPNHAPIWTQVGVAALGLPTMRIEIRVTAIVP
- a CDS encoding nuclear transport factor 2 family protein → MSNNNKATLEAANAANAAGNYEGFLSFCTDDTKWTFVGDRTLNGKEAVRQYMAETYIEPPKFTVTNLIAEGDFVTAVGDITLKDADGKADHYSYCDVWRFRGGKMVELRAFVIKTE
- a CDS encoding serine hydrolase domain-containing protein, translating into MYTFARRTFRYLMLTIVAALVSSVVSFPLLAQPSFDTAQLDTFVKEIMDAYDVPGVGLAVVENGEISYVRGYGVRDVTTEAPVTPDTQFAIGSTTKSFTALGMMLLVEEDLVDLDTPVRTYLPEFKLSDPESTRTATVRHLLSHTTGLVRTDASTFDTSVTAADVIEAAATTPLVGKPGEVFVYSNVNTIIAGEIIERITGRSWEDFTRERILEPLGMSTATLSIEELKRQDNVALPHVLDVRNGLQTTDFLISEADAPAGAINASAAEMARYVRFQLGDGAPLVSQASLMEMHKGQVAAPDFSLPGTVAARAQAVAARPEDVPPALVTDAEYGFYWGVERFLGEKLVQHSGNVDGLTANVTLLPESRSGVVVLANAEGANIFIETVRLHVAQLLLGRSSPDVNAILQAQLEVLGQDNASRKADLEAARTYQPERAELVPWAGTYESLADPQPTQVSVVGGRTLMLESGFQAVRFSVELLPLGGDRFIATSQPLTGFVVRFVEGEGGRTIELETLLGAQPLAVRCGTDN